From the Proteiniborus ethanoligenes genome, one window contains:
- the dmpG gene encoding 4-hydroxy-2-oxovalerate aldolase, producing MGRKIKLIDTTMRDGSHAIHHQYTKEKVMAIAKGAEEAGLYCIEVGHGAGVGGSVLQYGLEKESTIELIKAAKSMCKNTKVGTLLVPGLGTMEDLKKAVEAGLDLVRVAVHCTEADVGAQHIRLAKSLGLEAIMFFMMTHMTSPVELAEQAKMAEEYGADVVYFADSSGAMTPDDIKDRVNAIRSKVSIPIGVHTHNNLGLGVGNAIAGIVAGCDYVDGTFEGLGAGCGNGNLQAIVAVLNKMGIETGVDLYKLIEVGKNEVRPIIEHSLEITGESILLGYIGIYSSFYLHVIEYAEKFGIDSKLIFEELGKRKVVGGQEDQILDICHEIIEKRKGNVNEK from the coding sequence ATGGGAAGAAAAATAAAGCTAATAGATACAACAATGCGTGATGGAAGCCATGCTATTCATCATCAATATACAAAGGAAAAGGTTATGGCAATAGCAAAAGGAGCTGAAGAAGCAGGACTTTATTGTATTGAAGTAGGACATGGTGCCGGAGTGGGTGGCTCAGTGCTTCAATATGGTTTAGAAAAAGAAAGCACTATTGAGTTGATAAAAGCTGCCAAATCAATGTGTAAAAATACTAAGGTAGGAACATTGCTTGTTCCAGGCCTAGGAACAATGGAAGATTTAAAAAAAGCAGTTGAGGCAGGTCTTGACTTAGTAAGAGTTGCAGTACACTGTACAGAAGCAGATGTTGGAGCACAACACATAAGATTAGCTAAAAGCTTAGGCTTAGAAGCTATAATGTTCTTCATGATGACACATATGACTAGCCCAGTAGAACTAGCAGAGCAAGCAAAAATGGCTGAGGAATACGGAGCAGATGTAGTATATTTTGCAGATTCATCAGGTGCTATGACACCAGATGACATAAAAGACAGAGTAAATGCCATTCGTTCAAAAGTAAGTATCCCTATAGGAGTACACACTCATAATAATTTAGGCTTAGGAGTAGGTAATGCTATAGCTGGAATAGTTGCAGGATGTGATTATGTAGACGGAACCTTTGAAGGCTTGGGAGCAGGCTGTGGGAATGGAAACCTTCAAGCTATAGTAGCAGTACTAAATAAAATGGGAATTGAAACAGGTGTTGATTTATACAAGCTTATAGAGGTTGGAAAGAATGAAGTGAGACCAATTATTGAGCATTCCTTAGAGATAACTGGTGAGTCAATACTATTAGGCTACATTGGAATTTACTCTAGCTTCTATCTACATGTTATTGAATATGCTGAAAAGTTTGGTATAGATTCTAAACTGATCTTCGAAGAATTAGGAAAACGTAAGGTTGTTGGAGGACAAGAAGATCAAATTTTAGATATTTGCCATGAAATCATTGAAAAAAGAAAGGGGAATGTAAATGAGAAGTAG
- a CDS encoding acetaldehyde dehydrogenase (acetylating), which produces MSQKVKVAIIGPGNIGTDLMYKVQRSSVLEMSAMIGIMESEGINRARNLGIPTSIEGIKFIEDNPDIADIVIDATTAKAHSEIHGPILEKLGKIAIDLTPAAIGKIVSPMVNMEDALKVKNVNLITCGGQATTPIIYTIGKHVGIEYAEVVTAVASKSAGPGTRNNIDEYTRTTARAIELLTNSDRAKVLTIFNPAIPEVPMRNTIFCIPKEEYDIEEIAKAVEEMVKSIQEYVPGYTLTLRPTVDKGIITTIVTIEGQGDFLPPYAGNLDIETASAVKIAELYAKNILKNN; this is translated from the coding sequence ATGAGTCAAAAAGTAAAAGTGGCAATAATAGGACCAGGAAATATAGGAACAGATTTAATGTACAAGGTACAAAGAAGCTCTGTTCTAGAAATGAGTGCTATGATTGGCATTATGGAATCTGAAGGAATTAATAGAGCTAGAAACCTAGGTATACCAACATCTATAGAAGGAATCAAGTTTATTGAGGACAATCCAGATATTGCAGATATAGTTATAGATGCTACAACTGCAAAAGCACACAGTGAAATTCATGGACCTATTTTGGAAAAACTAGGAAAAATCGCTATAGACTTAACTCCAGCTGCAATAGGAAAAATAGTTTCCCCAATGGTAAATATGGAAGACGCACTAAAGGTTAAGAATGTAAATTTAATAACTTGTGGAGGACAAGCTACTACACCAATTATCTATACAATTGGTAAGCATGTTGGAATTGAATACGCAGAAGTTGTAACTGCAGTTGCTAGTAAAAGTGCAGGGCCAGGAACTAGAAATAATATAGATGAATATACAAGAACAACTGCTAGAGCAATTGAATTATTAACAAACTCCGATAGGGCAAAGGTTCTTACAATATTTAACCCTGCAATTCCAGAAGTACCTATGAGAAACACTATATTCTGCATTCCTAAAGAAGAATATGATATAGAAGAAATTGCAAAAGCAGTAGAGGAAATGGTTAAGAGTATCCAAGAATATGTACCAGGATATACATTAACTCTTCGCCCTACAGTGGATAAAGGAATTATTACTACAATTGTAACCATAGAGGGACAAGGAGATTTTCTACCGCCATATGCAGGAAATTTAGACATTGAAACTGCATCTGCAGTTAAGATAGCTGAATTATACGCAAAAAATATATTGAAAAACAACTAA
- the ilvD gene encoding dihydroxy-acid dehydratase: MRSSQVTKGYQRATQRSLLKATGLSDDDLKKPLIGVVNSFNEVNPGHIHLNEITYSVKLGVASKGGVPIEIPAIAICDGIAMGHSGMHYPLASRELIADSIEAMTEAHQLDGLVMVTNCDKITPAMLIAAARLNIPSIVIAGGPMYAGRYKGEPTDGSLLYEAAGKVAAGDMTLEELSEFEEEASPGCGACGLLGTANSMNCMAEALGMALPFNSSIPAYLAKRKALSKKTGEQIMYLVENNIKPRDIMTRQAFLNALAVDMAIGGSSNTVLHLIAIAHEAGVELTIKDFDEKSRVSPKLCSFSPGGKYHLEDLYRAGGLQAVINEVANLDYVDLNIMTVTGKTMLENVKGMTSKIYDVVRPFNDPYYAEGGIAILYGNLAPEGAVIKQSACDPSMYKHTGPARVFDKEEDAVAAILNGEIKKKDVVVIRYEGPKGGPGMREMLTPTSAMMGAGLGLDCALITDGRFSGATRGACIGHVSPEAAEGGPIALIKEGDIIELDVINRSLNILISDEELAQRKAQWAPIEPKIKTGYLKRYAKTVKSASHGAIVE; this comes from the coding sequence ATGAGAAGTAGTCAGGTTACTAAAGGATACCAAAGAGCTACACAAAGATCGCTATTAAAAGCTACAGGTCTTTCAGATGATGACTTAAAAAAACCATTAATTGGAGTAGTTAATTCATTTAATGAGGTTAATCCAGGACATATTCACCTAAATGAAATCACATATTCAGTTAAACTAGGGGTTGCATCAAAGGGTGGTGTTCCAATAGAAATACCAGCTATAGCTATATGTGATGGTATAGCTATGGGACACTCAGGGATGCATTATCCTTTAGCTTCACGTGAGCTAATTGCAGACTCAATAGAAGCAATGACAGAGGCTCATCAATTAGATGGTCTAGTAATGGTTACAAACTGTGACAAAATCACACCAGCTATGCTAATAGCAGCAGCTCGTTTGAATATTCCATCAATTGTAATAGCTGGAGGACCAATGTACGCTGGAAGATATAAAGGTGAACCAACAGATGGAAGCTTACTTTACGAGGCTGCAGGAAAGGTTGCAGCTGGAGATATGACACTAGAAGAGCTTAGTGAATTTGAAGAAGAAGCTTCACCAGGCTGTGGCGCATGTGGACTTTTAGGTACTGCAAACTCTATGAATTGCATGGCAGAAGCTTTAGGTATGGCATTACCATTTAATTCTTCAATACCAGCATATTTAGCAAAGAGAAAAGCATTGTCAAAGAAAACAGGAGAGCAAATAATGTACTTGGTTGAAAATAATATTAAGCCAAGAGATATTATGACTCGACAAGCATTTTTAAACGCATTAGCAGTAGATATGGCAATTGGAGGCTCAAGCAATACCGTACTACATTTAATTGCTATTGCACATGAAGCAGGAGTAGAGTTAACTATAAAGGATTTTGATGAAAAGAGTAGGGTATCACCTAAGCTATGTTCATTTAGCCCAGGAGGAAAATATCACTTAGAAGATTTATATAGAGCTGGTGGTTTACAAGCAGTTATAAATGAGGTAGCAAATCTTGATTATGTAGATTTAAATATTATGACTGTAACAGGTAAAACTATGCTTGAAAACGTTAAAGGTATGACAAGTAAGATTTATGATGTAGTTAGACCTTTTAATGACCCTTATTATGCAGAAGGTGGTATAGCAATATTATACGGAAATCTGGCACCAGAAGGAGCAGTAATCAAGCAATCAGCTTGTGACCCTTCAATGTATAAGCATACTGGACCAGCTCGCGTATTTGATAAAGAAGAAGATGCAGTTGCTGCAATACTAAATGGAGAAATCAAGAAAAAAGATGTAGTTGTAATTAGATATGAAGGTCCTAAGGGTGGACCAGGTATGAGGGAAATGCTTACACCTACATCAGCTATGATGGGGGCTGGATTAGGTCTTGATTGTGCCCTAATTACAGATGGAAGATTTTCAGGTGCAACTAGAGGGGCATGTATAGGACACGTATCACCGGAAGCGGCTGAAGGTGGTCCAATAGCCTTAATTAAAGAAGGCGATATTATTGAATTGGATGTAATCAATCGTTCATTAAATATATTAATTAGTGATGAAGAGTTAGCACAAAGAAAAGCACAATGGGCTCCTATAGAGCCAAAGATTAAAACTGGTTACTTAAAGCGTTATGCTAAAACAGTTAAATCAGCTTCACATGGAGCCATAGTGGAATAG